One window of the Hyperolius riggenbachi isolate aHypRig1 chromosome 5, aHypRig1.pri, whole genome shotgun sequence genome contains the following:
- the PLAG1 gene encoding zinc finger protein PLAG1 isoform X2, whose protein sequence is MATHSPEKTHKCNYCEKMFHRKDHLKNHLHTHDPNKEAFKCEECGKNYNTKLGFKRHLALHAATSGDLTCKVCLQTFESTVVLLEHLKTHAGKSSSGVKEKKHQCEHCDRRFYTRKDVRRHMVVHTGRKDFLCQYCAQRFGRKDHLTRHMKKSHNQELLKVKTEPMDLLDHFACSVPIKDELLPVMSLASNELISKPFTNSLQLNLYNTQLQSMQSSATTHQMVAPTLPLGMQCPLDMDPVHPSHQLSLKYPLNSTSYAISMPEKDQPLKVEIESYLMELQSGMTPSSQETPSSSSKLGLDPQVGPLDDGTDGVSLSKTSVSISEPLNPSPLDFNQLFNFMPANGPPYNTHLSVGNLGMGYSQEDGNASMAQLPPQPQDPQDPSSNMCFGSLHSLSSAFSSNLNTTTTLPRFHQAFQ, encoded by the coding sequence ATGGCTACACATtctccagagaaaacccacaagTGTAACTATTGTGAGAAAATGTTTCACCGAAAAGACCACCTAAAGAATCACCTCCATACCCATGACCCTAATAAAGAGGCTTTTAAGTGTGAAGAATGTGGGAAAAACTACAATACTAAGCTGGGGTTTAAACGTCATTTGGCTTTGCATGCTGCTACGAGTGGAGACCTCACCTGTAAAGTATGCTTGCAGACTTTTGAAAGCACAGTGGTGCTACTGGAGCACCTAAAGACCCACGCAGGCAAATCTTCCAGTGGTGTTAAGGAGAAAAAACACCAGTGTGAGCATTGCGACCGGCGCTTTTACACCCGCAAAGACGTCCGCAGACACATGGTAGTGCACACTGGGAGAAAAGACTTCCTTTGTCAGTATTGTGCACAAAGGTTTGGTCGTAAGGATCATCTAACCCGTCATATGAAGAAAAGTCACAATCAAGAACTGCTAAAAGTGAAAACTGAACCCATGGACCTGTTGGATCACTTCGCTTGCAGTGTTCCTATTAAAGATGagctgcttcctgtgatgtccTTAGCTTCCAATGAGCTGATATCAAAGCCATTCACAAACAGTTTGCAGTTAAACCTCTATAACACCCAACTTCAGTCCATGCAGAGTTCTGCAACTACACACCAAATGGTTGCTCCAACATTGCCTTTGGGTATGCAATGTCCTTTAGATATGGATCCTGTCCATCCCTCTCACCAGCTTTCGCTGAAATATCCACTCAATTCTACCTCATATGCTATTTCCATGCCTGAGAAAGATCAGCCTTTGAAAGTGGAGATAGAAAGTTACCTTATGGAATTGCAAAGTGGCATGACACCCTCCTCTCAAGAGACCCCTTCATCCTCCTCAAAGCTAGGTTTAGATCCTCAAGTCGGGCCATTAGATGATGGGACTGATGGAGTTTCCCTTTCTAAAACCTCTGTTTCAATTAGTGAACCTCTCAACCCATCTCCTTTGGACTTTAACCAGTTGTTCAATTTTATGCCTGCCAATGGTCCCCCATATAATACACATTTATCAGTTGGGAATTTAGGAATGGGTTACTCTCAAGAAGATGGTAATGCATCAATGGCACAGCTCCCCCCTCAACCACAGGATCCTCAAGACCCTAGCAGTAACATGTGTTTTGGTTCTCTACACTCATTGTCCTCTGCTTTCTCAAGTAATTTAAATACAACCACCACATTGCCACGATTTCATCAGGCATTTCAGTAG
- the PLAG1 gene encoding zinc finger protein PLAG1 isoform X1, which translates to MATVIPGDLSEVRDTQKVPSGKRKRGETKPRKNFPCQLCDKAFNSVEKLKVHSYTHTGERPYKCTQQDCTKAFVSKYKLLRHMATHSPEKTHKCNYCEKMFHRKDHLKNHLHTHDPNKEAFKCEECGKNYNTKLGFKRHLALHAATSGDLTCKVCLQTFESTVVLLEHLKTHAGKSSSGVKEKKHQCEHCDRRFYTRKDVRRHMVVHTGRKDFLCQYCAQRFGRKDHLTRHMKKSHNQELLKVKTEPMDLLDHFACSVPIKDELLPVMSLASNELISKPFTNSLQLNLYNTQLQSMQSSATTHQMVAPTLPLGMQCPLDMDPVHPSHQLSLKYPLNSTSYAISMPEKDQPLKVEIESYLMELQSGMTPSSQETPSSSSKLGLDPQVGPLDDGTDGVSLSKTSVSISEPLNPSPLDFNQLFNFMPANGPPYNTHLSVGNLGMGYSQEDGNASMAQLPPQPQDPQDPSSNMCFGSLHSLSSAFSSNLNTTTTLPRFHQAFQ; encoded by the exons ATGGCCACTGTCATCCCCGGTGATTTGTCAGAAGTAAGAGATACGCAGAAAGTCCCTTCAGGGAAGCGTAAACGTGGTGAAACAAAACCAAGAAAAAACTTCCCTTGCCAACTGTGTGACAAGGCATTTAACAGTGTTGAAAAATTAAAAGTCCATTCATATACTCATACAGGAGAGAGGCCCTACAAGTGCACGCAACAAGACTGCACCAAGGCCTTTGTTTCTAAATACAAATTATTAAG GCATATGGCTACACATtctccagagaaaacccacaagTGTAACTATTGTGAGAAAATGTTTCACCGAAAAGACCACCTAAAGAATCACCTCCATACCCATGACCCTAATAAAGAGGCTTTTAAGTGTGAAGAATGTGGGAAAAACTACAATACTAAGCTGGGGTTTAAACGTCATTTGGCTTTGCATGCTGCTACGAGTGGAGACCTCACCTGTAAAGTATGCTTGCAGACTTTTGAAAGCACAGTGGTGCTACTGGAGCACCTAAAGACCCACGCAGGCAAATCTTCCAGTGGTGTTAAGGAGAAAAAACACCAGTGTGAGCATTGCGACCGGCGCTTTTACACCCGCAAAGACGTCCGCAGACACATGGTAGTGCACACTGGGAGAAAAGACTTCCTTTGTCAGTATTGTGCACAAAGGTTTGGTCGTAAGGATCATCTAACCCGTCATATGAAGAAAAGTCACAATCAAGAACTGCTAAAAGTGAAAACTGAACCCATGGACCTGTTGGATCACTTCGCTTGCAGTGTTCCTATTAAAGATGagctgcttcctgtgatgtccTTAGCTTCCAATGAGCTGATATCAAAGCCATTCACAAACAGTTTGCAGTTAAACCTCTATAACACCCAACTTCAGTCCATGCAGAGTTCTGCAACTACACACCAAATGGTTGCTCCAACATTGCCTTTGGGTATGCAATGTCCTTTAGATATGGATCCTGTCCATCCCTCTCACCAGCTTTCGCTGAAATATCCACTCAATTCTACCTCATATGCTATTTCCATGCCTGAGAAAGATCAGCCTTTGAAAGTGGAGATAGAAAGTTACCTTATGGAATTGCAAAGTGGCATGACACCCTCCTCTCAAGAGACCCCTTCATCCTCCTCAAAGCTAGGTTTAGATCCTCAAGTCGGGCCATTAGATGATGGGACTGATGGAGTTTCCCTTTCTAAAACCTCTGTTTCAATTAGTGAACCTCTCAACCCATCTCCTTTGGACTTTAACCAGTTGTTCAATTTTATGCCTGCCAATGGTCCCCCATATAATACACATTTATCAGTTGGGAATTTAGGAATGGGTTACTCTCAAGAAGATGGTAATGCATCAATGGCACAGCTCCCCCCTCAACCACAGGATCCTCAAGACCCTAGCAGTAACATGTGTTTTGGTTCTCTACACTCATTGTCCTCTGCTTTCTCAAGTAATTTAAATACAACCACCACATTGCCACGATTTCATCAGGCATTTCAGTAG